From Zhongshania aliphaticivorans, one genomic window encodes:
- a CDS encoding transglycosylase SLT domain-containing protein yields the protein MNRFFTLLVVLAIQATTVIADPATDNSRRLYREALTEISRGRIANAEKLTPQLSNYALYPYLELELLKAQINQVSQQTIDVYLQQYGDTITGQRIRLTWLNKLLRNRNWTLYTQYYQKSSSIQNRCHYAHALRQIGKQSEANVAVSELWSTPYSLPKECDTPIKEWLSTLSPAQTEQQYWHRANLALSSGQTDMAFYLLSKVKGSDTYVEILRNPNLLFSKGLTLSPNDRSRDIAVHTLKRLAKGDFERTNTLWQQLDRQLKFTPSQNYALRDSMARQIIASDADYTRDWVMATDPNYEDPYLTEWRIRLALKDGDWAAVQHIAQFLPEDKKQKADWRYWAARADIELRGELTVSTQLALQKLAAERGYYSFLAADILNEDYQLSASRTLDPALISEVEQHSAIARARELYLLGDTGTSNLEWAYAMRSLNKAEQVAAAQLALNWGWHYQSIMTALKADAWDDLELRFPTPHQDNFRKVAKREKIQLKWIYAIARQESAFAPAANSPVGARGLMQLMPGTAKLVAKQMGLPSPKTEDLLTPEKNIAMGGFYLGQLLEQFGGNRILATAAYNAGPGRIERVLLRQTKDMPADIWIENLPYGETREYIKNVLAFSVIYAAKLDLERPLLAREERQIGPKNSATALKN from the coding sequence ATGAACCGCTTTTTTACACTCTTGGTCGTACTGGCAATCCAGGCGACAACCGTTATTGCCGATCCCGCGACGGATAACAGCAGGAGATTATACCGCGAAGCACTCACTGAAATCAGCCGTGGCCGCATAGCCAATGCCGAAAAGCTGACCCCACAGCTCAGCAATTACGCTTTATACCCCTATTTAGAGCTGGAATTACTCAAAGCTCAGATAAACCAGGTCTCACAACAAACAATTGACGTTTATCTACAGCAGTATGGTGACACCATTACCGGGCAGCGCATCAGGCTAACATGGCTTAATAAATTACTGCGTAATCGCAACTGGACGCTTTACACCCAGTACTACCAAAAAAGTTCATCAATCCAAAACCGCTGCCACTACGCCCATGCACTACGTCAAATTGGCAAACAGAGCGAGGCCAACGTCGCAGTGAGCGAACTTTGGAGCACACCCTACTCGCTCCCCAAAGAATGCGATACCCCGATCAAAGAGTGGCTGAGCACCCTCAGCCCCGCCCAAACTGAACAGCAGTATTGGCACCGCGCCAATTTGGCCCTTAGCAGCGGGCAAACGGATATGGCCTTTTATCTGCTCAGCAAGGTGAAAGGCAGCGATACCTATGTCGAAATTTTGCGCAACCCCAATTTACTCTTTAGTAAAGGACTTACATTAAGCCCCAATGATCGCAGCCGCGACATCGCCGTGCATACCTTAAAACGCCTCGCTAAAGGTGACTTTGAACGCACTAACACCTTGTGGCAGCAATTAGACCGCCAGCTAAAATTCACGCCAAGCCAGAATTATGCCCTGCGCGACAGCATGGCGCGTCAGATTATTGCCAGCGACGCGGACTACACCCGCGACTGGGTTATGGCCACCGACCCCAACTATGAAGACCCCTACCTTACCGAGTGGCGGATTAGACTCGCCCTAAAAGATGGTGACTGGGCCGCCGTTCAACATATTGCGCAATTTCTACCTGAAGATAAAAAGCAGAAGGCAGACTGGCGCTACTGGGCTGCCAGAGCGGATATTGAGCTGCGCGGCGAACTCACCGTTAGCACCCAATTAGCCCTGCAAAAACTCGCGGCAGAACGTGGCTACTATAGTTTTTTAGCAGCGGATATTCTTAACGAAGATTATCAGCTAAGCGCTAGCCGCACTTTAGACCCCGCATTAATTAGCGAGGTTGAACAACACAGCGCCATTGCCCGGGCGCGTGAGCTCTACCTGCTCGGTGACACCGGCACCTCAAACCTTGAGTGGGCTTATGCGATGCGAAGCTTAAATAAGGCAGAGCAAGTCGCAGCGGCGCAACTGGCACTGAACTGGGGCTGGCATTACCAGTCAATCATGACGGCTTTGAAGGCCGACGCGTGGGATGATTTAGAGCTCCGCTTCCCAACGCCCCACCAAGACAATTTTCGCAAGGTTGCCAAGCGCGAAAAAATCCAGCTTAAATGGATTTACGCTATCGCCCGTCAAGAAAGTGCCTTCGCGCCCGCCGCCAACTCACCGGTTGGCGCTCGCGGACTCATGCAATTAATGCCCGGCACAGCCAAACTCGTCGCCAAACAAATGGGACTGCCCAGCCCGAAAACTGAAGATCTACTCACTCCAGAAAAGAACATCGCGATGGGCGGCTTTTACCTCGGCCAATTACTGGAGCAGTTCGGCGGCAATCGCATATTGGCAACCGCGGCCTACAACGCCGGCCCCGGTCGTATTGAACGTGTCTTATTACGCCAAACCAAAGATATGCCCGCCGACATATGGATAGAGAACCTACCTTACGGCGAAACCCGTGAGTACATTAAAAACGTATTGGCCTTCAGTGTGATCTACGCCGCCAAACTTGATTTAGAGCGACCACTACTAGCTCGAGAAGAGCGCCAGATCGGGCCAAAAAACAGCGCTACCGCACTGAAAAACTAG
- a CDS encoding ATP-binding cassette domain-containing protein, giving the protein MPLLRATQLQHSIGQQIVLDNAELQLEAGDRVCLLGRNGCGKSTLLRIVEGSAAVDAGEVWRQPGVKIARMEQTLDFASPDETIYDVVADGLAGLGKVLRRYHELIIGDMGDAELKELEHLQREIETNDGWSFQQRIDNILTRLELDADAKVCSMSGGWRRRVALARALVCDPDILLLDEPTNHLDLDGILWLEQCVMSFQGCVLFVTHDRALIEKLATRIVELDRGILTNYDTNYTRYLELREHALEIEAEHNALFDKRLAQEEVWIRQGIKARRTRNEGRVRALERMRSERSRRRVQSGSANLSVNQADRTGKVVAELTDVSFSVPGKLLVDNLSLLVCRGDKLALIGPNGAGKTTLLRLILGELEAQSGTVKAGTNLQVAYFDQLRDRLDESQRVVDIVGQGRDAVTINGKDRHIMSYLGDFLFSPERARSHFGVLSGGERARVQLACLFSQPANVLVMDEPTNDLDMETLELLESLLVDFSGTVLLVSHDRSFVDSVASSCLLFEGQGVISEHIGGYSEVSSYMSRRLAQQKAAPANPSPSSSAQAVATPKASPKARKLSYKDQRELDGLPSKIENLELSLEKLAEKSGSAGFYQQDPSVIAEVLDKITATQAELDHCMERWLELAE; this is encoded by the coding sequence ATGCCTTTGTTACGTGCTACACAATTACAGCATAGTATTGGACAACAGATTGTACTGGATAACGCCGAATTACAACTCGAAGCCGGTGATAGAGTTTGCTTGCTCGGACGAAACGGTTGCGGAAAATCGACTTTGCTGCGAATTGTGGAAGGCAGTGCCGCTGTTGATGCTGGTGAAGTTTGGCGCCAGCCTGGCGTTAAAATTGCGCGTATGGAACAAACCCTGGATTTTGCCTCCCCAGATGAAACTATTTACGACGTAGTCGCCGATGGTCTTGCGGGTTTGGGTAAGGTGTTACGCCGTTATCATGAGCTTATTATCGGTGATATGGGCGACGCCGAGCTAAAAGAGCTCGAGCATTTGCAGCGGGAAATCGAGACCAATGATGGCTGGTCGTTCCAGCAGCGAATCGACAATATTTTAACGCGCCTTGAATTAGACGCCGACGCCAAGGTGTGCAGCATGTCTGGGGGCTGGCGGCGCCGTGTGGCCTTGGCTCGCGCTCTAGTTTGCGATCCCGACATTTTACTGCTGGACGAACCGACCAACCACTTGGACCTGGATGGTATATTGTGGCTGGAGCAGTGTGTAATGTCCTTTCAGGGCTGCGTGTTGTTTGTTACGCACGACAGGGCCTTAATTGAAAAGCTCGCTACTCGTATCGTTGAACTCGATCGCGGCATACTGACAAATTACGACACCAATTACACTCGCTACTTAGAACTTCGTGAACATGCACTCGAAATTGAGGCTGAGCATAACGCCCTGTTTGATAAGCGCTTAGCGCAAGAGGAAGTGTGGATTCGCCAAGGTATTAAGGCGCGCCGCACGCGGAATGAGGGGCGTGTTAGAGCCCTGGAACGTATGCGCTCTGAGCGGTCGCGGCGCCGCGTTCAGTCTGGGTCAGCCAATCTCAGCGTCAATCAGGCAGATCGTACCGGTAAGGTTGTTGCTGAACTCACCGATGTATCCTTTTCGGTGCCGGGTAAACTGCTCGTGGATAATTTATCCCTGCTGGTTTGTCGCGGCGATAAGTTGGCACTTATCGGTCCGAATGGCGCCGGTAAAACCACTTTGCTGCGCTTGATTTTAGGGGAGCTAGAGGCGCAATCCGGTACCGTGAAGGCCGGTACCAATCTGCAGGTGGCCTATTTTGATCAGCTTCGTGATCGTTTAGATGAAAGTCAGCGAGTCGTTGATATTGTTGGGCAGGGCCGTGATGCGGTCACCATCAACGGTAAAGACCGTCATATCATGAGTTACCTTGGTGATTTCTTGTTTAGCCCGGAGCGGGCGCGCAGCCACTTTGGGGTCTTATCTGGCGGTGAGCGCGCCCGCGTTCAGCTAGCCTGCTTGTTTAGTCAACCAGCAAATGTGCTGGTAATGGATGAACCAACCAACGATCTGGACATGGAAACCCTCGAGCTGCTCGAAAGCCTCTTGGTTGATTTTAGCGGTACGGTGCTGCTGGTAAGTCACGATCGCTCGTTTGTCGATAGTGTGGCGAGTAGCTGCTTGTTATTTGAAGGCCAGGGCGTCATCAGCGAGCATATTGGTGGCTATAGCGAGGTGTCTTCTTATATGTCGCGCAGGCTCGCACAGCAAAAGGCGGCACCGGCTAATCCGTCACCGTCGTCGTCGGCTCAAGCTGTGGCGACGCCAAAGGCTAGCCCCAAAGCCCGCAAGCTTAGCTACAAAGACCAGCGCGAATTAGATGGACTGCCAAGTAAAATTGAAAACTTAGAGCTAAGTCTTGAAAAACTCGCTGAGAAGTCGGGTAGTGCGGGATTTTATCAGCAAGATCCCAGCGTTATTGCCGAAGTCTTGGATAAAATCACAGCGACGCAAGCGGAGTTAGATCACTGTATGGAGCGCTGGCTCGAACTGGCGGAGTAG
- a CDS encoding universal stress protein produces the protein MPNYRRILAAIDLSDEADAVLERAAGMASQHGAELHLLHVVEPLSLAYGGDIPMDFSEVQQQLQQQAEAALDKFAQRLNIAKKQCHLLTGRPDAQIHDLCESLGADLIIVGSHGRKGLALLLGSTANGVLHGAECDVLAVRVGRQD, from the coding sequence ATGCCAAACTACCGGCGCATCCTAGCCGCGATAGATCTCTCAGATGAAGCCGACGCTGTACTAGAGCGGGCCGCAGGCATGGCGAGTCAACACGGCGCGGAGCTACATTTATTACACGTGGTAGAGCCGCTCAGTCTCGCCTACGGCGGCGACATTCCCATGGATTTCTCTGAAGTCCAGCAGCAACTGCAGCAACAGGCTGAGGCTGCCTTAGACAAGTTCGCGCAGCGTTTAAATATTGCCAAAAAACAATGCCATTTACTCACGGGCAGACCCGACGCACAGATTCATGACTTATGCGAAAGCCTAGGCGCCGACCTGATTATCGTCGGCAGCCATGGCCGCAAAGGCTTGGCACTGCTCTTGGGGTCCACCGCGAACGGCGTATTACATGGCGCCGAGTGCGACGTGCTCGCCGTGCGCGTTGGGCGCCAAGACTAA
- a CDS encoding DUF1653 domain-containing protein, with protein sequence MPQDKSLTPADIPKGLYRHYKGGEYQVYEVATHSETEELLVVYRPLYGAAALWVRPLAMFTELVEYKGKTLPRFELVKPANDALV encoded by the coding sequence TTGCCACAAGATAAAAGTTTGACGCCTGCGGATATTCCGAAGGGCTTGTATCGCCACTATAAAGGGGGTGAATACCAAGTATACGAAGTGGCAACCCACAGCGAGACAGAAGAATTGCTGGTTGTTTATCGGCCGCTTTACGGCGCTGCTGCACTTTGGGTTAGACCCCTGGCGATGTTTACGGAACTTGTTGAATATAAAGGAAAAACATTGCCTCGCTTTGAGCTGGTCAAACCCGCTAATGATGCCTTGGTGTGA
- the topA gene encoding type I DNA topoisomerase, which produces MGKSLVIVESPAKAKTINKYLGSEFIVKSSIGHIRDLPTSGSAKASTVDPKERAKAAALTRKMAPEEKEIHKKAKSRQQLIARMGIDPEKDWAAHYEILPGKEKVVSELKKLAENADTIYLATDLDREGEAIAWHLREAIGGDASRYKRVVFNEITKKAIQAAFEKPTELDIDRVNAQQARRFLDRVVGYMVSPLLWAKIARGLSAGRVQSVAVRLVVDREKEIRAFIPEEYWQIHTDNSSAAGQLRLEVKKQAGANFRPDNEADAMAATAALRSAEYTVTAREDKPTKSHPSAPYITSTLQQAASTRLGFGVKKTMMMAQRLYEAGYITYMRTDSTNLSVDAVAACRDYISSNFPKAYLPEAPKSYSSKEGAQEAHEAIRPSDVNIEPTQLAGMERDAERLYVLIWRQFVACQMASASFTSTSVVVTAGDYELRTRGRVVLFDGFMKVQPPNVSKKEEDQELPDVKVGDRLELVKVDPSQHFTKPSPRYSEAALVKELEKRGIGRPSTYAAIISTIQDRGYVRVDNRRFYAEKMGDIVTDRLVESFSNLLDYSFTARMEELLDEVAAGDKNWKKLLDEFYSEFRKTLEAAEAEDAGMRNNVPTGTDIPCPNCGRTMQIRTASTGVFLGCSGYALPPKERCKQTINLVPAEDFVSIDSDDEEAESKVLRSKHRCGICNTAMESYVIDATRKLHICGNNPDCSGHEIEQGSFKVKGYEGPLIECDKCGLDMQLKTGRFGKYFGCTGEDCKNTRKLLRSGEAAPPKMDPVPMPELQCEKVDDHYILRDGAAGLFLAASGFPRNRETRAPLVKEILPHQSEIDEKYAFLFKAPAQDSAGRDAVIRYSRKTKEQYVQTEVEGKPSGWAAFYENDKWVVREKAAKATSTKAAAKKAPAKKTKASK; this is translated from the coding sequence ATGGGCAAATCTTTGGTTATTGTGGAATCGCCAGCTAAGGCGAAGACCATTAACAAGTATTTGGGCTCCGAGTTCATCGTCAAGTCCAGTATTGGCCATATTCGTGACCTGCCAACCAGTGGTAGTGCAAAAGCCAGCACGGTTGACCCTAAAGAGCGTGCTAAAGCCGCCGCGCTGACACGTAAAATGGCGCCTGAAGAAAAAGAAATCCATAAAAAGGCGAAGTCGCGTCAGCAACTTATTGCGCGCATGGGTATTGATCCAGAAAAGGATTGGGCTGCGCACTACGAAATTTTGCCGGGCAAGGAAAAGGTTGTCAGCGAGCTGAAAAAATTGGCCGAAAATGCCGACACCATCTACCTCGCAACGGATTTGGACCGCGAGGGAGAGGCTATAGCTTGGCATCTACGCGAGGCTATTGGCGGTGACGCCAGCCGTTACAAGCGTGTGGTGTTTAATGAAATTACCAAAAAGGCCATTCAGGCCGCATTTGAAAAGCCAACCGAGCTGGATATTGATCGGGTTAATGCCCAACAAGCGCGCCGTTTCTTAGATCGCGTGGTGGGCTACATGGTATCACCATTGCTGTGGGCAAAAATTGCGCGGGGCCTTTCTGCAGGCCGAGTCCAGTCGGTTGCGGTGCGCTTGGTGGTTGACCGCGAAAAAGAAATTCGGGCCTTTATACCCGAGGAATACTGGCAAATTCATACCGACAACAGCTCCGCTGCAGGTCAGCTTCGTCTTGAAGTGAAAAAGCAGGCGGGCGCCAATTTTCGTCCTGATAATGAAGCTGATGCCATGGCTGCAACAGCGGCTTTACGCAGTGCTGAATACACGGTCACTGCGCGTGAAGATAAGCCAACAAAAAGTCACCCGAGTGCGCCATATATCACCTCGACCCTGCAGCAGGCCGCGAGCACACGGCTAGGCTTTGGTGTTAAGAAAACCATGATGATGGCGCAACGACTCTATGAGGCGGGTTACATCACCTATATGCGTACCGATTCGACGAATTTGAGTGTCGACGCGGTAGCGGCTTGCCGGGACTATATCAGCAGTAATTTCCCTAAGGCATATTTGCCCGAGGCTCCGAAGTCGTATTCGAGCAAGGAGGGGGCGCAAGAAGCTCACGAAGCAATTCGGCCTTCCGATGTGAATATTGAACCGACCCAATTGGCGGGTATGGAGCGGGACGCCGAGCGGCTTTATGTATTGATTTGGCGGCAATTTGTAGCCTGTCAAATGGCGTCTGCCAGCTTTACCAGCACCTCTGTCGTGGTTACGGCTGGTGATTATGAATTGCGCACTCGCGGCCGTGTGGTTTTGTTTGATGGTTTTATGAAAGTGCAGCCGCCGAATGTGAGCAAAAAGGAAGAAGATCAAGAGCTGCCTGATGTCAAAGTGGGCGACCGGCTTGAGCTTGTTAAAGTTGATCCTAGCCAGCATTTTACCAAGCCATCGCCGCGTTATTCTGAAGCTGCACTGGTTAAAGAATTGGAAAAACGCGGGATTGGCCGACCGTCAACTTACGCCGCGATCATTTCTACGATCCAAGATCGGGGTTATGTGCGGGTCGATAATCGGCGCTTTTATGCTGAAAAAATGGGCGATATCGTTACCGATCGCCTCGTAGAAAGCTTTAGCAATTTATTGGATTACAGCTTCACTGCGCGCATGGAAGAGCTGCTCGATGAAGTGGCTGCGGGTGACAAAAACTGGAAAAAACTGCTCGACGAGTTTTATTCAGAGTTTCGCAAAACCCTTGAAGCTGCCGAAGCCGAAGATGCGGGCATGCGAAATAATGTGCCGACTGGGACAGATATCCCATGTCCGAATTGCGGTCGAACTATGCAGATTCGCACCGCCAGCACCGGTGTATTCCTAGGCTGTTCCGGTTACGCATTGCCGCCGAAGGAGCGTTGCAAACAAACCATAAACTTGGTGCCCGCCGAAGACTTTGTCAGTATAGATAGTGATGACGAAGAGGCGGAGTCTAAGGTGCTGCGCAGCAAACATCGCTGCGGTATATGCAATACCGCCATGGAAAGCTACGTTATCGACGCCACGCGGAAATTACATATTTGTGGCAATAACCCCGATTGCAGTGGTCATGAGATAGAGCAGGGCAGCTTTAAAGTGAAAGGCTATGAAGGCCCACTCATTGAATGCGACAAGTGTGGGCTAGATATGCAGCTCAAGACCGGTCGCTTTGGTAAGTATTTTGGCTGCACCGGTGAAGACTGTAAAAACACCCGCAAGTTGTTACGCAGTGGTGAAGCCGCGCCGCCGAAGATGGATCCAGTGCCTATGCCTGAGTTGCAGTGCGAAAAAGTTGATGACCACTATATTCTTCGCGACGGCGCGGCGGGGCTATTTTTGGCCGCAAGCGGCTTCCCCCGCAATCGGGAGACTAGGGCGCCGCTGGTTAAAGAAATACTGCCTCATCAGAGTGAAATTGACGAGAAATACGCCTTTTTGTTCAAGGCGCCAGCTCAAGATAGCGCGGGTCGAGATGCTGTTATTCGCTACAGCCGAAAAACGAAAGAACAGTATGTGCAGACTGAGGTCGAGGGTAAACCGTCAGGCTGGGCGGCGTTTTACGAAAACGATAAATGGGTGGTGCGCGAAAAGGCGGCAAAAGCGACCTCAACAAAGGCCGCGGCTAAGAAAGCGCCTGCTAAAAAGACGAAGGCGAGCAAATAA
- the lexA gene encoding transcriptional repressor LexA, protein MEKLTARQAQILQLIKDHIADTGYPPTRADIARVLGFRSPNAAEEHLKALARKGAIEIIAGASRGIRLPENLGIPIIGRVAAGNPILAEANIEDYCDMPASIFSPSADYFLRVKGDSMINVGIFDDDLLAVHRCSEARNGQIVVARIDNEVTVKRFQQQKSKYHVSLIAENPDYEPIQVDLREQEFAIEGLSVGVLRRGS, encoded by the coding sequence ATGGAAAAGCTAACTGCACGGCAAGCCCAAATTTTGCAACTAATCAAAGACCATATCGCCGACACCGGCTATCCGCCGACTCGCGCAGATATTGCCCGGGTACTCGGTTTCCGCTCGCCTAACGCCGCAGAAGAACACCTAAAAGCCCTCGCCCGCAAAGGCGCTATTGAGATTATTGCCGGCGCATCCAGAGGCATACGCCTACCCGAAAATTTAGGTATTCCTATTATAGGGCGTGTCGCCGCAGGTAACCCCATTCTGGCTGAAGCCAACATTGAAGATTACTGCGATATGCCCGCGTCAATTTTCTCTCCCAGCGCTGACTATTTCCTGCGAGTTAAGGGCGACAGCATGATCAACGTCGGAATTTTTGACGATGATCTTTTAGCAGTACACCGCTGCAGTGAAGCGCGCAACGGCCAAATAGTGGTCGCGCGGATCGACAATGAAGTCACCGTAAAACGCTTTCAGCAGCAAAAAAGCAAATACCACGTTTCTCTGATTGCAGAAAATCCAGACTACGAGCCTATTCAAGTAGATTTGCGAGAACAGGAATTTGCTATAGAAGGTTTAAGTGTTGGTGTACTAAGACGCGGGAGCTAA
- a CDS encoding DUF6763 family protein, whose amino-acid sequence MARLRPLVGKWYKDMESEQLFEVVAVDDDSDSVEAQLIDGELCQYDMESWRQLSLEQVEEPEDWRNAFELSDDDYRFLDDTMVPENWNNPLSEIESDVINGLLDEY is encoded by the coding sequence ATGGCAAGACTAAGACCCCTAGTCGGTAAATGGTACAAGGATATGGAATCTGAGCAACTTTTTGAAGTTGTTGCTGTTGACGATGACAGCGACTCAGTTGAAGCACAATTAATTGATGGCGAATTATGCCAATACGACATGGAAAGCTGGCGACAATTAAGCTTAGAGCAAGTTGAAGAGCCAGAAGACTGGCGGAATGCTTTTGAATTGAGTGATGATGACTATCGTTTTCTCGACGACACAATGGTTCCCGAGAATTGGAATAACCCCTTATCCGAAATCGAAAGTGACGTAATTAACGGTCTACTCGACGAATACTAA
- a CDS encoding mechanosensitive ion channel family protein gives MFKQWWDSFQPDQYPWLGDVFIVVLIILVANLIVSRLMARLAHKFSTTHNLWDDALLEAARRPAVLMVWAVGASHVLEIIGRSTEAEIFSALDSLRAVGVVLILAWFLVALVRQVELRLLSDEYTARDEAVDRTTVMALGKLVRTAVIIVSGLMILQNLGYSISGVLAFGGIGGIAVGFAAKDLLANFFGGLMVYLDRPFSVGDWIRSPDKNIEGTVENIGWRQTRIRTFDQRPLYVPNATFAQISVENPSRMLNRRIYETIGVRYEDAARLPEIINRVRAMLEDHADIDLGKTLIVNFNTYNASSLDFFVYTFTKTTNWVEYHKIKQDVLLKILNIIHELGGDVAFPTTTIKLDPITIESAQGHTAEFKNG, from the coding sequence ATGTTTAAGCAGTGGTGGGACAGTTTTCAGCCAGATCAATATCCGTGGTTGGGCGATGTATTTATTGTTGTGCTGATTATTTTGGTAGCAAATTTAATTGTTAGTAGATTAATGGCTCGTTTAGCACATAAATTTTCGACAACGCATAACCTCTGGGATGATGCCTTGTTGGAGGCAGCGCGGCGCCCGGCGGTATTGATGGTTTGGGCGGTAGGTGCGAGCCATGTATTAGAAATTATTGGTCGGTCGACGGAGGCGGAAATTTTTTCGGCACTGGACTCGCTGCGCGCGGTTGGTGTGGTATTGATTTTAGCGTGGTTTTTAGTGGCGCTGGTGCGTCAGGTTGAACTGCGCTTGCTGTCCGATGAATACACCGCTCGCGACGAGGCAGTTGACCGTACAACGGTCATGGCGCTTGGTAAATTAGTGCGCACTGCGGTGATTATTGTTTCTGGGCTTATGATTTTACAAAATCTTGGCTACAGTATTTCCGGCGTTTTGGCCTTCGGGGGTATTGGTGGTATTGCGGTGGGTTTTGCCGCTAAAGATTTACTGGCTAATTTTTTCGGTGGTCTAATGGTGTATTTAGATCGACCTTTTTCGGTGGGCGACTGGATACGCTCTCCCGACAAAAATATTGAAGGCACGGTAGAAAATATCGGCTGGCGACAAACGCGAATTCGTACATTTGATCAGCGTCCTTTGTATGTGCCTAATGCTACTTTTGCGCAAATTTCGGTAGAAAATCCGTCGCGAATGTTGAATCGCCGTATTTATGAAACGATTGGCGTGCGTTATGAAGATGCCGCGCGTCTGCCGGAAATTATCAATCGGGTTAGGGCGATGTTAGAAGATCATGCCGATATCGACTTAGGTAAAACTCTGATCGTTAATTTCAATACGTACAACGCGTCGTCTTTAGATTTCTTTGTTTATACATTTACCAAAACCACAAATTGGGTTGAATACCATAAAATTAAACAAGATGTACTGCTGAAAATTCTAAATATCATTCATGAGCTTGGTGGCGACGTGGCCTTTCCTACAACCACTATTAAGCTTGATCCTATTACAATAGAAAGCGCCCAAGGGCACACTGCGGAGTTTAAAAATGGGTAA
- a CDS encoding S-methyl-5'-thioinosine phosphorylase, with product MGKTIAVIGGTGLCDWPGAEVLEETALETPYGEPSALLQRIRYESAEFLFLARHGHGHEIPPHAINYRANIAALQQAGVDALIAVNAVGGISERFVAGVITIPDQINDYTWGRQHTFFDGENGKVEHIDFSFPYSQDLRSRLANAAVDANIAIEDYGVYAVTQGPRLETAAEIRRLARDGNDIVGMTAMPEAALAREAGIDYASISLVVNPGAGLSDNLITIEDIRAVIDTGMVQVKSILARCIAEY from the coding sequence ATGGGTAAAACAATAGCGGTTATTGGCGGAACGGGATTATGTGACTGGCCTGGTGCCGAGGTGCTTGAAGAGACCGCGTTGGAGACGCCCTACGGTGAACCCAGTGCCTTGCTTCAACGGATACGCTATGAGTCTGCTGAGTTTTTGTTTCTTGCCCGTCATGGTCACGGGCATGAAATACCGCCACATGCGATTAACTACCGCGCGAATATTGCCGCGCTGCAGCAAGCTGGTGTAGATGCTTTGATCGCGGTCAATGCGGTGGGGGGCATTAGCGAGCGCTTTGTTGCGGGTGTTATTACTATTCCAGATCAAATTAATGATTACACTTGGGGGCGCCAGCACACCTTTTTTGATGGTGAAAATGGCAAAGTAGAGCATATTGATTTTAGCTTTCCCTATAGTCAGGATTTGCGTTCTCGTCTGGCGAATGCTGCGGTTGATGCCAATATTGCCATTGAAGATTACGGGGTTTATGCCGTGACCCAGGGGCCGCGTTTAGAAACGGCAGCGGAAATACGCCGTCTTGCTAGAGACGGCAACGATATTGTGGGTATGACCGCAATGCCTGAAGCGGCTTTAGCCAGAGAGGCTGGGATTGACTACGCGTCGATATCCTTAGTCGTCAACCCTGGCGCAGGGCTAAGTGATAATCTGATTACGATCGAAGATATCCGCGCTGTTATCGATACTGGTATGGTGCAGGTCAAATCCATTCTGGCGCGTTGTATCGCCGAGTATTGA